The proteins below are encoded in one region of Gambusia affinis linkage group LG07, SWU_Gaff_1.0, whole genome shotgun sequence:
- the LOC122833771 gene encoding eukaryotic translation initiation factor 4B-like isoform X1 produces the protein MAASAKKKNKKGKTLTLNDFLAEDGGGGTPAPSYPSKSTSWADETDDLDGDVATSWHTEEDTYRAPPIDRSILPTAPRSAREPNIDRARLPRSPPYTAFLGNLPYDVTEDSIKDFFRGLAISAVRLPREPSNPERLKGFGYAEFDDLESLLQALSLNEENLGNRRIRVDIADQSNDKERDGGSMGGRDRGGRMADMGPDKTDSDWRARPSADNDDGPPRRDDAFGERSRDRYESDRYREGSRRDDRYDGGRDRYRDRYDDRDRRDRYDDRDRKDYDRGGFDSRGGGGRRAFGSSFRRDYEDGRGSNDRYGDRDRYGDRDDRYDKRDERREERAPQQRPKLNLKPRSVPKEEEGNSSGGTSPAVPPSSGGRSSSIFGGAKPVDTAAKEREVEERLKKEEERLQRQLEVDKSRVPERKMRDRDPSWRNEETQSERSRTESESSQPGSTSGRGSRCLDGERSGENEVFSGREGNSSPGSSPRPTSTGSSKEPLKVMPAPPPKENAWAKRSAVSTGSNEGEGRPPVSPVSPSGSAPPKFSSPSSGDERGPGKDEIKADGVRRDRGAPRTRGGPAGPGAGRGRGEVPNKDRKKEADRKDNKRDSRPPPEPKKYEETPTPKFSSASKYAALLMDGEQGDDTEDVE, from the exons CtaagaagaagaataagaagGGAAAGACCCTCACTCTGAATGACTTCCTGGCAGAAGACGGTGGAGGCGGTACTCCTGCTCCTAGCTACCCATCCAAGTCCACGAGCTGGGCTGATGAGACTGACGACCTGGACGGAGATG TTGCCACATCTTGGCACACTGAGGAGGATACGTACCGGGCCCCACCCATTGACCGGTCCATCCTGCCCACGGCTCCTCGCTCGGCACGTGAGCCCAACATCGACCGCGCCAGGCTGCCTCGCAGCCCACCGTACACCGCCTTCCTGGGAAACCTGCCCTACGACGTCACAGAGGACTCGATAAAAGACTTCTTTCGCGGCTTGGCG ATCAGCGCAGTACGTCTGCCTCGAGAGCCCAGTAATCCAGAGAGGCTGAAAGGTTTTGGATATGCTGAATTTGATGACCTGGAGTCCCTCCTGCAGGCCCTCAGTCTGAATGAAGAA AACCTGGGGAACCGGAGGATTCGTGTCGACATTGCAGACCAGTCAAATGATAAAG AAAGAGACGGTGGATCCATGGGAGGCAGAGACAGGGGTGGACGAATGGCAGACATGGGTCCCGACAAGACGGACAGCGACTGGAGAGCTAGGCCAAGTGCGGACAACGATGATGGACCTCCACGGAGGGATGATGCTTTTGGAGAAA GATCACGGGACCGGTATGAGTCAGACCGTTACAGAGAGGGGTCACGACGGGACGATCGCTATGATGGAGGAAGAGACCGCTATCGTGATCGCTATGACGACAGAGACCGCAGGGACCGCTATGACGACAGGGACCGCAAAGACTATGATCGAGGAG GCTTCGACTCCCGTGGGGGAGGAGGTCGTCGTGCCTTTGGAAGCAGCTTCCGTCGAGATTATGAAGATGGTCGAGGTAGCAATGATCGTTACGGCGACAGGGATCGTTATGGCGACCGGGATGACCGGTACGATAAACGAGATGAAAGGCGCGAGGAGAGAG CTCCTCAGCAAAGACCTAAGTTAAACCTGAAGCCTCGCAGCGTACCGAAAGAGGAGGAGGGTAACAGCAGCGGAGGCACATCCCCGGCTGTCCCTCCGAGCTCTGGAGGAAGGTCCTCGTCCATATTCGGTGGGGCAAAACCAGTTGACACGGCAGCCAAGGAGAGGGAGGTGGAAGAGAGGctgaaaaaagaagaggagaggCTGCAAAGACAACTGGAGGTGGACAAAAGCCGAGTACCTGaaaggaagatgagagacaG agACCCCAGCTGGCGCAACGAGGAAACTCAATCTGAGCGATCTCGCACAGAAAGTGAGTCTTCGCAGCCAGGAAGCACCTCTGGGAGAG GGTCGAGGTGTCTAGATGGCGAGCGCTCTGGGGAGAATGAGGTTTTCTCTGGGAGAGAAGGGAACTCCTCCCCGGGTTCCTCGCCGCGGCCGACCTCCACCGGCTCCTCAAAGGAGCCGCTGAAAGTGATGCCGGCCCCTCCTCCCAAAGAGAACGCTTGGGCCAAAAGAAGTGCTGTGAGCACAGGCTCCAACGAGGGAGAAGGTCGGCCCCCGGTCTCTCCCGTCTCTCCGAGCGGTTCGGCTCCCCCAAAGTTCAG CTCGCCAAGTTCTGGAGATGAAAGAGGGCCTGGAAAAG ATGAGATCAAGGCTGATGGTGTGCGTCGGGACCGAGGGGCCCCACGGACACGAGGGGGGCCTGCAGGGCCTGGAGCTGGGCGGGGCCGAGGAGAGGTGCccaacaaagacagaaaaaaggaggCAGACAG AAAGGACAACAAAAGAGACTCCAGACCTCCTCCAGAGCCAAAGAAATACGAGGAAACCCCAACCCCC AAGTTCAGCTCAGCCAGCAAATACGCCGCTTTGCTAATGGACGGAGAGCAAGGAGACGACACCGAGGACGTCGAGTAG
- the LOC122833771 gene encoding eukaryotic translation initiation factor 4B-like isoform X2, which produces MAASAKKKNKKGKTLTLNDFLAEDGGGGTPAPSYPSKSTSWADETDDLDGDVATSWHTEEDTYRAPPIDRSILPTAPRSAREPNIDRARLPRSPPYTAFLGNLPYDVTEDSIKDFFRGLAISAVRLPREPSNPERLKGFGYAEFDDLESLLQALSLNEENLGNRRIRVDIADQSNDKERDGGSMGGRDRGGRMADMGPDKTDSDWRARPSADNDDGPPRRDDAFGERSRDRYESDRYREGSRRDDRYDGGRDRYRDRYDDRDRRDRYDDRDRKDYDRGGFDSRGGGGRRAFGSSFRRDYEDGRGSNDRYGDRDRYGDRDDRYDKRDERREERAPQQRPKLNLKPRSVPKEEEGNSSGGTSPAVPPSSGGRSSSIFGGAKPVDTAAKEREVEERLKKEEERLQRQLEVDKSRVPERKMRDRDPSWRNEETQSERSRTESESSQPGSTSGRGSRCLDGERSGENEVFSGREGNSSPGSSPRPTSTGSSKEPLKVMPAPPPKENAWAKRSAVSTGSNEGEGRPPVSPVSPSGSAPPKFSSPSSGDERGPGKERTTKETPDLLQSQRNTRKPQPPSSAQPANTPLC; this is translated from the exons CtaagaagaagaataagaagGGAAAGACCCTCACTCTGAATGACTTCCTGGCAGAAGACGGTGGAGGCGGTACTCCTGCTCCTAGCTACCCATCCAAGTCCACGAGCTGGGCTGATGAGACTGACGACCTGGACGGAGATG TTGCCACATCTTGGCACACTGAGGAGGATACGTACCGGGCCCCACCCATTGACCGGTCCATCCTGCCCACGGCTCCTCGCTCGGCACGTGAGCCCAACATCGACCGCGCCAGGCTGCCTCGCAGCCCACCGTACACCGCCTTCCTGGGAAACCTGCCCTACGACGTCACAGAGGACTCGATAAAAGACTTCTTTCGCGGCTTGGCG ATCAGCGCAGTACGTCTGCCTCGAGAGCCCAGTAATCCAGAGAGGCTGAAAGGTTTTGGATATGCTGAATTTGATGACCTGGAGTCCCTCCTGCAGGCCCTCAGTCTGAATGAAGAA AACCTGGGGAACCGGAGGATTCGTGTCGACATTGCAGACCAGTCAAATGATAAAG AAAGAGACGGTGGATCCATGGGAGGCAGAGACAGGGGTGGACGAATGGCAGACATGGGTCCCGACAAGACGGACAGCGACTGGAGAGCTAGGCCAAGTGCGGACAACGATGATGGACCTCCACGGAGGGATGATGCTTTTGGAGAAA GATCACGGGACCGGTATGAGTCAGACCGTTACAGAGAGGGGTCACGACGGGACGATCGCTATGATGGAGGAAGAGACCGCTATCGTGATCGCTATGACGACAGAGACCGCAGGGACCGCTATGACGACAGGGACCGCAAAGACTATGATCGAGGAG GCTTCGACTCCCGTGGGGGAGGAGGTCGTCGTGCCTTTGGAAGCAGCTTCCGTCGAGATTATGAAGATGGTCGAGGTAGCAATGATCGTTACGGCGACAGGGATCGTTATGGCGACCGGGATGACCGGTACGATAAACGAGATGAAAGGCGCGAGGAGAGAG CTCCTCAGCAAAGACCTAAGTTAAACCTGAAGCCTCGCAGCGTACCGAAAGAGGAGGAGGGTAACAGCAGCGGAGGCACATCCCCGGCTGTCCCTCCGAGCTCTGGAGGAAGGTCCTCGTCCATATTCGGTGGGGCAAAACCAGTTGACACGGCAGCCAAGGAGAGGGAGGTGGAAGAGAGGctgaaaaaagaagaggagaggCTGCAAAGACAACTGGAGGTGGACAAAAGCCGAGTACCTGaaaggaagatgagagacaG agACCCCAGCTGGCGCAACGAGGAAACTCAATCTGAGCGATCTCGCACAGAAAGTGAGTCTTCGCAGCCAGGAAGCACCTCTGGGAGAG GGTCGAGGTGTCTAGATGGCGAGCGCTCTGGGGAGAATGAGGTTTTCTCTGGGAGAGAAGGGAACTCCTCCCCGGGTTCCTCGCCGCGGCCGACCTCCACCGGCTCCTCAAAGGAGCCGCTGAAAGTGATGCCGGCCCCTCCTCCCAAAGAGAACGCTTGGGCCAAAAGAAGTGCTGTGAGCACAGGCTCCAACGAGGGAGAAGGTCGGCCCCCGGTCTCTCCCGTCTCTCCGAGCGGTTCGGCTCCCCCAAAGTTCAG CTCGCCAAGTTCTGGAGATGAAAGAGGGCCTGGAAAAG AAAGGACAACAAAAGAGACTCCAGACCTCCTCCAGAGCCAAAGAAATACGAGGAAACCCCAACCCCC AAGTTCAGCTCAGCCAGCAAATACGCCGCTTTGCTAA